The Perca fluviatilis chromosome 2, GENO_Pfluv_1.0, whole genome shotgun sequence genome includes a region encoding these proteins:
- the LOC120551343 gene encoding alpha-2-macroglobulin-like protein 1: MKTQNYPLKLPFICDYDSVSSSSFDMDPVNASLSCLKESISDLSNTYTTALLAYVFTLAGDMETRAHLLIHLDTIALQEGGFLHWSQTATETSASLSVEISSYVLLAKLSASPTVEDLVYASRIVRCLTSQQNYFGGFSSTQDTVVALQALALCSTLVFSPEGSSTVTVQSPSGQLMFDVNQNNKLLYQEKQLQDVTGNYSLEVKGTACAAIQLSLVYNIPTPADVTTLC; encoded by the exons ATGAAAACACAGAATTATCCTTTAAAGCTACCCTTCATCTGTGACTACGACAGTgtaagcagcagcagctttgACATG GATCCTGTGAATGCTAGCTTGTCTTGCCTCAAGGAGTCCATCAGTGACCTCAGCAACACCTACACCACAGCTCTGCTGGCGTACGTCTTCACCCTGGCAGGAGACATGGAGACCCGTGCTCACCTACTGATTCACCTAGACACTATTGCATTACAAGAAG GAGGTTTCCTCCACTGGTCTCAGACAGCAACAGAAACgtcagcctctctgtctgtggAGATCAGCTCCTATGTGCTGCTGGCTAAACTCAGTGCCTCTCCGACTGTTGAAGACCTGGTCTACGCCAGCCGCATCGTTAGATGCTTGACTAGCCAGCAGAACTATTTTGGAGGATTCTCCTCCACACAG gacACCGTGGTGGCTCTTCAGGCTCTGGCTCTCTGCTCCACTCTGGTGTTCAGTCCAGAGGGTTCAAGCACAGTGACGGTCCAGTCTCCCAGTGGCCAGCTGATGTTTGATGTGAATCAGAACAACAAACTGCTCTACCAGGAGAAGCAGCTGCAGGACGTGACAGGAAACTACAGCCTGGAGGTGAAGGGCACTGCATGTGCAGCAATACAG CTTTCTCTTGTCTATAACATCCCAACTCCTGCTGATGTTACCACTCTGTGTTGA